Proteins from one Limanda limanda chromosome 4, fLimLim1.1, whole genome shotgun sequence genomic window:
- the LOC132999407 gene encoding uncharacterized protein LOC132999407, translated as MAALDPEESMDTDEVDGGFVKLSTPADVVMMTESQSKDEEVQVVLSIKWEEDFAPGQYKLELTKVFQTWVHNNKIDVVIEVEEASDSEATIKINPATGGNSICADLRSLVLKKLREAKGQTLINKNKKIVTLLSMCPPETQEPQNAPTPPSAFVPDPQHEPGQQQGQRELSRPVADSAAEEETYTCKIPVAAYFYMNHIYKEKIDRIEAENGVKIAAQVMVNIKQHKENGDPRKAMSEIRNLVQKSITESDGFGITLELLAREVFQKDENKVVLTLSSEEMTESGPGQSQDAISKSLDMIQKTSTNTKPSFGEPTQSSSEKPQTIGMSINDPLVYAGLNIEESVWSLMNTSYNEQVAKLKAKFNVGFKESGIGQGQVNIKALYRRSEPNKSMESHAIRALLRLYQKIGTSPVGLTKRNGFNSSVKTNDSQPEGASGGAVSKGPPGYSRGYTEEPTGGTVAVREEDAKCPICFDEFTHKIQLKCTHQFCKACLDEAKKNTGPICPVCRDVFDVVEGDQPPGTMTWRIMRFSLDGFPHHHTIVITYDIPSGKQTGRHPNPGKYYSSIQRDAYLPDNDEGREVLQLLDRAFKQKLIFTVGTSRTTGQDNQVTWNDIHHKTSTSGGPQRFAYPDPGYLSRVRDELKAKGIK; from the exons ATGGCAGCCCTCGACCCTGAAGAGTCGATGGATACA GATGAAGTAGACGGGGGCTTTGTGAAACTTTCTACACCTGCTGATGTG GTGATGATGACTGAATCACAGAGCAAAGATGAAGAAGTTCAAGTCGTTCTCTCCATCAAGTGGGAGGAAGATTTCGCACCAGGACAATATAAATTGGAACTGACCAAAGTTTTTCAGACTTGGGTCCACAATAACAAGATTGACGTGGTAATCGAGGTTGAAGAAGCCTCTGACTCTGAAGCTACGATAAAGATAAATCCTGCTACAG GAGGCAACTCCATTTGCGCCGATCTTCGTTCTTTAGTCCTGAAAAAGCTGCGTGAAGCAAAGGGACAAACGCTgatcaacaaaaacaagaaaatagtCACTCTATTGTCAATGTGTCCTCCAGAGACACAAGAACCACAAAATGCTCCAACCCCTCCTTCAGCATTTGTGCCAGACCCAcaacat GAGCCAGGGCAACAGCAGGGACAAAGGGAGTTAAGCCGCCCAGTTGCAGATTCTGCAGCTGAAGAGGAGACATACACTTGTAAAATCCCAGTTGCCGCGTACTTCTATATGAACCACATCTACAAGGAGAAAATCGATCGTATAGAGGCAGAGAATGGAGTCAAAATTGCGGCACAAGTGATGGTAAATATTAAACAACACAAGGAAAACGGAGACCCACGCAAAGCTATGTCTGAGATCAGAAACCTCGTCCAGAAATCCATCACTGAATCCGACGGCTTTGGCATCACTCTCGAGTTACTGGCCCGGGAAGTCTTCCAGAAAGACGAGAACAAGGTTGTGCTTACGCTGTCCTCTGAAGAAATGACTGAAAGTGGGCCAGGCCAAAGTCAAGATGCCATCAGCAAGTCTCTCGATATGATACAGAAAACCTCAACTAACACCAAACCTTCTTTTGGAGAGCCTACACAGTCGTCTTCTGAGAAACCACAGACGATTGGCATGAGCATCAACGACCCGCTTGTCTACGCAGGACTAAACATTGAGGAGAGCGTCTGGAGTCTGATGAATACCTCCTACAACGAGCAAGTAGCTAAGCTGAAAGCTAAGTTTAATGTGGGCTTTAAAGAATCAGGCATCGGTCAAGGACAAGTGAACATCAAAGCTCTCTACAGAAGATCTGAACCAAACAAATCAATGGAGAGCCATGCTATCAGGGCTCTCCTTCGTCTGTACCAGAAGATCGGCACATCCCCCGTGGGGTTAACCAAACGCAATGGATTCAACAGCTCTGTCAAGACAAATGACTCTCAGCCAGAGGGGGCGTCCGGTGGAGCTGTATCAAAAGGGCCGCCAGGATACAGCAGGGGCTACACTGAAGAACCCACTGGAGGGACAGTGGCTGTAAGAGAAGAAGACGCAAAATGCCCCATATGCTTTGATGAGTTCACCCATAAGATCCAGCTGAAGTGTACACATCAGTTTTGTAAGGCTTGCCTGGATGAAGCAAAGAAGAATACAGGGCCAATATGTCCTGTGTGTAGAGATGTCTTTGATGTGGTAGAGGGAGACCAACCGCCTGGTACCATGACCTGGAGGATCATGAGGTTCTCCCTCGATGGATTCCCACATCATCACACTATAGTCATCACCTATGATATTCCAAGTGGGAAACAGACG GGAAGACATCCCAATCCTGGAAAATATTACTCTTCTATTCAAAGAGACGCATATCTGCCGGACAACGATGAAGGCAGAGAAGTGCTGCAGCTGTTGGATCGAGCATTTAAGCAGAAGCTCATTTTCACTGTTGGGACGTCCAGAACTACTGGGCAGGATAACCAGGTGACCTGGAACGACATTCACCACAAAACCTCCACGTCAGGGGGACCACAGAG GTTTGCTTATCCTGATCCTGGTTACCTGAGCAGAGTGAGAGACGAGCTGAAGGCTAAAGGCATCAAGTGA